Proteins encoded together in one Aurantiacibacter aquimixticola window:
- a CDS encoding PQQ-dependent sugar dehydrogenase: MSLLKKILIGIVVLVTLAALVLWWLSRPDPAEYSLADTSGTDPVLAQPDEQLIPTVEIASPVGWGADGAPQAAEGLVVNRFAEGLDHPRVVYTLPNGDVLVTLTNAPERELAGGWLTNFVAGLLFDEAGAGDPSANQLVLLRDTDEDGRADVQRVLREADLDSPSGIAWNDGTLYIANHDEILQFAYALGDDAIEGEPEKIADLPPAGNHWMRNLILSEDGTRLFVAVGSASNIGEGGMDIEEARAAVHQLNLETGEARLFAQGLRNPNGLDWNPWTGELWTTVNERDMLGSDLVPDYMTNVPLGAHYGWPWVYYNDVIDERVEAPRPRFLIEYTRTPEYALGAHTAPLGMVFSQEGARMGDAFGQGAFIARHGSWNRSPAAGYDVVFVEFDGRGNPVGKPKQVLQSFLTGEGETFGRPTWVEWDATGALLVSDDTAGIIWRVLAPGAEGSAAIERNSGERLRPQRQLRGDPRRAFEEGAIRPEDIM; this comes from the coding sequence ATGTCCTTGCTCAAGAAAATCCTTATCGGCATCGTCGTCCTAGTCACATTGGCCGCACTCGTGCTCTGGTGGCTGTCCCGGCCGGACCCGGCGGAATACTCGCTGGCCGATACCAGCGGTACGGATCCTGTGCTCGCGCAGCCGGACGAGCAGCTGATCCCCACGGTCGAAATCGCCAGCCCCGTCGGCTGGGGCGCGGATGGCGCACCGCAGGCGGCGGAAGGCCTTGTCGTCAATCGCTTTGCCGAGGGGCTTGATCATCCGCGCGTGGTCTACACGCTGCCCAATGGCGATGTGCTGGTTACGCTGACCAATGCTCCCGAACGCGAACTGGCCGGCGGCTGGCTCACCAATTTCGTCGCCGGGCTTCTGTTCGACGAAGCGGGCGCGGGCGATCCCTCTGCGAACCAGCTCGTCCTGCTGCGCGATACGGACGAGGATGGCCGTGCGGATGTTCAGCGCGTGTTGCGTGAGGCGGACCTCGATTCGCCGTCCGGCATCGCCTGGAACGACGGCACGCTCTACATCGCCAATCACGACGAGATCCTGCAATTCGCCTACGCATTGGGAGACGATGCCATTGAGGGCGAGCCGGAAAAGATTGCCGATCTCCCCCCGGCGGGCAATCACTGGATGCGCAATCTGATCCTGTCGGAGGATGGCACGCGATTGTTCGTCGCGGTCGGTTCGGCGTCGAATATCGGCGAAGGCGGAATGGATATCGAGGAGGCGCGCGCCGCCGTGCACCAGCTTAACCTCGAAACCGGGGAAGCGCGGCTGTTCGCGCAGGGCCTGCGCAATCCTAACGGTCTCGACTGGAACCCGTGGACGGGCGAGCTCTGGACCACGGTCAATGAGCGCGACATGCTCGGCAGCGATCTCGTGCCCGATTACATGACGAACGTGCCGCTCGGCGCGCATTATGGCTGGCCGTGGGTGTATTACAACGACGTGATCGATGAGCGGGTCGAGGCACCGAGGCCGCGCTTCCTTATCGAATATACGCGAACGCCCGAATATGCGCTGGGCGCGCACACCGCGCCGCTGGGCATGGTCTTTAGCCAGGAGGGCGCGAGAATGGGCGACGCCTTCGGGCAGGGCGCGTTCATTGCCCGGCACGGATCGTGGAATCGTTCCCCCGCGGCGGGATACGATGTGGTGTTCGTCGAATTCGACGGGCGCGGCAATCCGGTGGGCAAGCCCAAACAGGTTCTGCAGAGCTTCCTGACCGGCGAGGGCGAGACGTTCGGTCGTCCGACATGGGTCGAGTGGGACGCGACCGGCGCATTGCTGGTAAGTGATGATACCGCCGGCATCATCTGGCGTGTGCTGGCACCGGGTGCGGAAGGCTCGGCCGCGATCGAGCGCAACAGCGGAGAGCGCCTGCGACCGCAGCGCCAGCTTCGCGGCGATCCGCGGCGCGCTTTCGAAGAGGGTGCGATCCGACCCGAAGACATTATGTGA